The region CTGACCACAGCCCATGTGGTGGATCGCGCCGACGAAGTTACGGTCAAGCTGACCGACCGACGCGAGTTCAAGGCAAAGGTGCTGGCTGTCGACGCCCAGAGCGACGTCGCGGTGATTCAAATCGACGCGACGAAGCTTCCGACGGTCAAGCTCGGCGACTCGTCGCGGGTGCGCGTCGGCGAGCAGGTGCTGACGATCGGATCGCCCGACCGCTTCCAGAATACCGTCACAGCCGGCATTGTCAGCGCCACTTCTCGCACGCTGCCGGATGGCAGCAATTTCCCCTTTTTCCAGACCGATGTCTCCGTCAACCCCGACAACTCGGGTGGCCCGCTGTTCAACGGTGCTGGCGAGGTGATCGGCATTGCCGTGCAGGTTTATGCGGACTTAGACAGGTACCCCAGCCTGGCCTTTGCCATCCCGATCAACATGGCGGCCAAGGTGCGATCGCAGTTGCAAACCCAGCGCAAGCTACCTCCGGGGGGGCTTGGCGTGGAGGTACAGGACGTCGGCCCCGGCTTGGCGGCGGCCTTTGGTCTGCCGCGACCGGCAGGTGCGCTGGTCAATTCCGTCGCGCCCGGCACACCGGCCGCCGTGAGCGGCCTCAAGCCAGGCGACGTGATCATCCGGATCGGCGACAAGACGATCGATCGCTCGGCCGAACTCGCCGAGGATGCTGCGGGTCTGCCGCCCGGGACGAAAACCACACTCAGGCTGATCCGCAACGGAAGACCGATGACGATGACGATGACGGTCATGGTCGGCGCGTCCGGGGAAAGCCCCAACGCTCGACAAAACGAAGGCAGCGCAACGGATCGCCTGGGCCTGGCCATGCATCCGCTGACTGATGGCGAGCGGCGCACGAGCGGGCTTCCGCAAGGTCTGATGGTCGATGGGGTCTATGGGGCTGCGGCAAGCGCTGGCATCCAACCCGGCGATATCGTCCTGTCGCTCAATGGCACGCTGGTCGCCTCGCAGGAGGAACTGGCCGCGTTGGCAACAACGGCAGGGAAAAAGGTAGCGTTGCTGATACAGCGTGACCACGCGCGCAGCTTTATCTCGGTCGAGCTCAGGTGAATGCGTGCCGGCCAGCCGGGTTCGGTGGGATGAGAGTGTCGGATGCCCGGCGGCTGTAGCGGGTACGCTGTAAAAAGACAAAAGGCCCACCGGCAGGGATAACAGGTCGCGGGTCAAACCAATGCTTTCCGCAATCATTTTTTACACGTTCTTGTTCCTCGCCCTGGTCATCGTCCCGGTCGGGCTGATTCTTGTCGTCCTCCTCTTGTTGGATCACGAGCGCAGGCTCTGGCAAAGCGTAACGGCTGTTGCTGGCCATATAGGCGCAATGATGGCACAAAGACCTGTTATTTCTGGTCTTCTAAAACGCTTCCCGCGCACCGCAGACTTCCTGGGTCGCCGACTCGATTCCCACGCCCCCTGGGGCCTGCCGGCGACGGTCGCCGGCGTTGGCATTCTCTTCGGATTGTGGTTTTTCCTGGGTGTGCTGCAGCATATCCTGGCAAACGACCCCCTTGTGGCACTGGACATCCGGTTACATAACGCCGTGCCACTTTTCCGCACCACGGGGATGACGTGGTTCATGATTACACTCACGCAGATGGGCAGCGCTGCAGTTTTATCCCTCCTATGCGCGGGCATTGCCGCCCTCGCACTGGCGCGCGAACAGCGGCGTCTTGCGGCCACGTTCATGCTTGCGCTCGCGGGCACTGCCCTCATTTCGGCAATTGCCAAGGCGCTCGTTGGCTATGCACGACCGACTGACGCGATTATCAGCGTGCAGGAAGCGAGCTTCCCATCGGGACATATGCTGTCGGGTACTGTCGTGTATGGATTGCTCGCGGCACTTCTGTTGGGCAGCCGGGTGCGTCGGGGAGTGCGCGCTCTTGGGATTACGCTGCTGCTCCTTGTCATCGTCGGCATCGGCCTGTCGCGCCTCTATTTAGGCGTGCACTGGCCATCCGACCTTCTTGGCAGCCTCGCTCTGGCGCTTATTCTCCTTGCATGCCTGTTCTTTTTCCAGCATCACGACCATCCCGTCCGATGGATCGACACATTCCCGCTGCCCCTTCGCAGCCGCGTCTTCCACTTTACAGGCAGTGCCGTTCTTGTCATTGCCATAGGCACCACCGCCATACTGACAAGCCGGACGAAAATGGTCCTGATCGGGCCGCCTCCAGTTGCCCACGCGCTCGATATCCACACGCTGCGAACATCACTTCCTCCCGACCTTCCACGTTGGTCGGAGGACCTTATTGGTGGCCGGATGGAGCCGATTTCTCTTGTCTTTGTCGGCTCCGAAATCGATCTGGTGGATGCCTTTACGCGTGCGGGATGGACGCGCGCCGACCTCCCGACACCGTTGCGCGTTGTACAGGAAGCGCTCGCCGCGTTGCGAAACCAGCCCGACCTGACGGGTCCGGCAACGCCTGCCTTCTTCGCCAACCGGCCTCAAAACCTCACTTTTGAAAAGCCGGATGCGGGCTCTCCGAGCATTCGGAGGCGACACCATACCCGACTGTGGCGGACGACATATTGCCTGGTACCCAGTTGCCGTCCTGTGTGGGTGGCAACCGCTAGTTACGACGTGGGTGTCTCATTCTCACAGCGCCTTCATCTTCCGACCCACCGCATTGATCCCGCCATCGACAATGAGCGGACCCTCATTGCCACCGATCTCCATCGAGCCGGGGCGACACTGGAGGGAAGCGTTATGGTAGCGCCCCCCCTGCACGGGATGAACGCGGCGGGTGACCCGTTCTCGACGGATGGTCGTGCGGTCGTGCTGGTTTTACCCGGCGGGTTCAAGTCCGAGACGCAGCATCATTAGCAATGCAGATAGCCTTCGCCACGGCGTCGATCTTGGAGGCCGAGGGGACGGGGTGAAGTTCG is a window of Paraburkholderia sp. IMGN_8 DNA encoding:
- a CDS encoding LssY C-terminal domain-containing protein; amino-acid sequence: MLSAIIFYTFLFLALVIVPVGLILVVLLLLDHERRLWQSVTAVAGHIGAMMAQRPVISGLLKRFPRTADFLGRRLDSHAPWGLPATVAGVGILFGLWFFLGVLQHILANDPLVALDIRLHNAVPLFRTTGMTWFMITLTQMGSAAVLSLLCAGIAALALAREQRRLAATFMLALAGTALISAIAKALVGYARPTDAIISVQEASFPSGHMLSGTVVYGLLAALLLGSRVRRGVRALGITLLLLVIVGIGLSRLYLGVHWPSDLLGSLALALILLACLFFFQHHDHPVRWIDTFPLPLRSRVFHFTGSAVLVIAIGTTAILTSRTKMVLIGPPPVAHALDIHTLRTSLPPDLPRWSEDLIGGRMEPISLVFVGSEIDLVDAFTRAGWTRADLPTPLRVVQEALAALRNQPDLTGPATPAFFANRPQNLTFEKPDAGSPSIRRRHHTRLWRTTYCLVPSCRPVWVATASYDVGVSFSQRLHLPTHRIDPAIDNERTLIATDLHRAGATLEGSVMVAPPLHGMNAAGDPFSTDGRAVVLVLPGGFKSETQHH
- a CDS encoding trypsin-like peptidase domain-containing protein; translation: MIAVFLVGYPCLKSTATAAGSAPLPAKEKRVSPANAATPVDFPTIVERYGPAVVNISTTAQEQPTSASAFVALDPDDPFFAFFRRAAQQPQESQGNPPGAISGVGSGFIVSPDGLILTTAHVVDRADEVTVKLTDRREFKAKVLAVDAQSDVAVIQIDATKLPTVKLGDSSRVRVGEQVLTIGSPDRFQNTVTAGIVSATSRTLPDGSNFPFFQTDVSVNPDNSGGPLFNGAGEVIGIAVQVYADLDRYPSLAFAIPINMAAKVRSQLQTQRKLPPGGLGVEVQDVGPGLAAAFGLPRPAGALVNSVAPGTPAAVSGLKPGDVIIRIGDKTIDRSAELAEDAAGLPPGTKTTLRLIRNGRPMTMTMTVMVGASGESPNARQNEGSATDRLGLAMHPLTDGERRTSGLPQGLMVDGVYGAAASAGIQPGDIVLSLNGTLVASQEELAALATTAGKKVALLIQRDHARSFISVELR